The stretch of DNA ACGATCTGGATCACCACGGCGATCAGAAAGACGGCAGCCAGCGCATAAAACACCGGGTCCAAAAATTGCCCAAGCGGGCCGGTCCATGTCAAAGGGTCCATGGGTAAGCCTCCTTAGGAAATGCGAATGCGCGGGTTGAGGAATACGTAGCCGATGTCCGAAATCAGCTGCGTGATCAGCACCACGACAACGGATACGACCGACACGGCCAAGAGCAGTTCGATGTCGTTGTTGCCTGCCGCCTGCACCAAGAGCCAGCCAAAGCCCTTGTAGTTGAACAGCGTCTCGACAATCACCACACCGTTCAAGAGCCACGGAATCTGCAGCATGATCACCGTGAAGGGCGCGATGAGCGCATTGCGAAGAGCGTGCTTCAGAACGATGTTGCCGAAACTCACGCCTTTCAATCGCGCCGTTCGGATATACTGCGCCGTCATCACCTCGGTCATGCTGGCCCGCGTCATCCGCGCGATATAGCCCATGCCATACAGCGCGATGGTCAGGACCGGCAGGGTGAAGTTTTCGAAGGTGGCGTTTTCAATGGCCTGCGTGGCCGATCCCTTGAACCATTTGAGCCCAAATGCAGACGAGGCAAAAACCGCGATAAAGATCACACCAGACACATATTCCGGCGTCGCCGTCGTCGCGATGGAGAACGTCGAGAGTGATCGGTCCAGTCCCGACCCCTCACGCATGCCTGCCAAAACACCCACGATCAGCGACATGGGCACCATAACCAGAAGGACAAATCCCATCAGCTTGCCCGTTGCACCCAACCTGGTGGCGACGATGCTGCTGACCTCATCCTTGAACACCAGTGAAAAGCCCCAATCGCCCTGCAACACCCCGCAGAAAGTGGACCGTTCCTCGACCGGCGCGTTTTCGCGGAAACACTGGCCGGTGACGGTGCCGTCGTCCTTTTCCGTCACCCAGCCGGGCGCGACGCCAAGCCAGCGGCCATATTTCACAAAAGTGTTGTCGAGATATCCGCGATCATCCAGCCAGCTTGCCACGGCCTCGTCCGTCATGCGGAAGTTGCCCTGGGTCTTGGCCAGCTTTTCCAGATTTGGATAGAGATTGGTCAGAAAGAACACGATGAACGTCAGGCACAGCGCCGTCAGCAGCATCACGCCCAGTCGTCTGAGTATAAAAAGTCCCATATATCGCCCCTGTTGGGTGGCTTCGGGCGGGTAGGGTCCGCCGCGTTTTGTCTGCCGGACGTTCTTTATGCGACGTCTCTGGCATGGCTCATGTGAGCCAAATAATGGAGTGGGTGTTGAATATGCCTACACTGACGCCCCCAGTGACCGAAGTGAGCCGATGTGGTGGCTCTACGTGCGATCATCCGGTTTGGCCCGGACAAATTCGTGCACATCTGCGGTCTTTGTTGTTCCCTGGCCGTATGAGGCAACAGATATGCACACAGGTCAACGGGGAGGTTGCAAAAATCGGAACACATTTGCGACATTTGCATATCCTGTTTGC from Tateyamaria omphalii encodes:
- a CDS encoding ABC transporter permease, which encodes MGLFILRRLGVMLLTALCLTFIVFFLTNLYPNLEKLAKTQGNFRMTDEAVASWLDDRGYLDNTFVKYGRWLGVAPGWVTEKDDGTVTGQCFRENAPVEERSTFCGVLQGDWGFSLVFKDEVSSIVATRLGATGKLMGFVLLVMVPMSLIVGVLAGMREGSGLDRSLSTFSIATTATPEYVSGVIFIAVFASSAFGLKWFKGSATQAIENATFENFTLPVLTIALYGMGYIARMTRASMTEVMTAQYIRTARLKGVSFGNIVLKHALRNALIAPFTVIMLQIPWLLNGVVIVETLFNYKGFGWLLVQAAGNNDIELLLAVSVVSVVVVLITQLISDIGYVFLNPRIRIS